In one window of Tumebacillus algifaecis DNA:
- the yabA gene encoding DNA replication initiation control protein YabA — MDKQAVFAQVANVEERIGELYRELGSLKQKIVELIEENHKLQMENENLRKRLDSQEQASVAEGDDKTVQLGEGYDNLARLYQEGFHICNLHYGSLRTEGDCLFCLSFLHK; from the coding sequence GTGGATAAACAGGCCGTTTTTGCACAAGTAGCCAATGTTGAAGAACGAATCGGCGAGCTCTATCGAGAATTGGGGTCGCTGAAACAGAAGATCGTGGAACTGATCGAAGAGAATCACAAACTGCAGATGGAAAATGAAAATCTGCGCAAGCGTCTCGACAGCCAAGAGCAGGCGTCCGTGGCGGAAGGCGACGATAAGACCGTCCAACTTGGCGAAGGGTATGACAACTTGGCCCGCTTGTATCAGGAAGGGTTCCACATTTGCAACCTGCACTATGGAAGTCTCCGCACAGAAGGGGACTGCCTGTTTTGTCTGTCATTCCTGCATAAGTAA